A single region of the Devosia sp. FJ2-5-3 genome encodes:
- the sufB gene encoding Fe-S cluster assembly protein SufB, whose protein sequence is MADYDIPTLKEEIDRETVEQVLALDVDKYKYGFETDIEADTFPVGLSEDTVRLISAKKEEPEWMLEWRLEAFRRWQTMEEPNWAKVHYPKIDFQSISYYSAPKNFTGPKSLDEVDPELLRTYAKLGIPLKEQAILAGVQGAAESVGTPFGAGVAVDAVFDSVSVVTTFREELAKHGIIFCSISEAVREHPELVKKYIGSVVPVTDNYYATLNSAVFTDGSFVYIPKGVRCPMELSTYFRINEKNTGQFERTLIIADDDSYVSYLEGCTAPMRDENQLHAAVVELVALDNAEIKYSTVQNWYPGDKDGKGGIYNFVTKRGDCRGVNSHISWTQVETGSAITWKYPSCILRGDGSRGEFYSIAISNGYQQVDSGTKMIHLGKNTSSRIISKGIAAGFSDNTYRGQVSAHAKAKNARNFTQCDSLLIGDKCGAHTVPYIESRNGTAVFEHEATTSKISDDQMFYCMQRGLDEEEAVALIVNGFVRDVLQHLPMEFMVETQKLISISLEGSVG, encoded by the coding sequence ATGGCGGATTACGATATTCCGACGCTCAAGGAAGAGATTGACCGGGAGACGGTCGAGCAGGTTCTGGCGCTCGACGTCGACAAGTACAAATATGGGTTCGAAACCGATATCGAAGCCGATACGTTTCCGGTCGGACTGAGCGAGGACACCGTCCGGCTGATCTCTGCCAAGAAGGAAGAGCCCGAATGGATGCTCGAGTGGCGCCTCGAGGCGTTCCGCCGCTGGCAGACCATGGAAGAGCCCAACTGGGCCAAGGTCCACTATCCAAAGATCGATTTCCAGTCGATCAGCTATTATTCGGCGCCCAAGAACTTCACCGGCCCCAAGAGCCTCGATGAAGTCGACCCCGAACTGCTGCGCACCTATGCAAAGCTCGGCATCCCGCTCAAGGAGCAGGCGATCCTCGCGGGCGTTCAGGGCGCGGCCGAATCCGTCGGTACCCCGTTTGGCGCCGGTGTCGCCGTCGACGCGGTCTTCGATTCGGTGTCCGTCGTCACCACCTTCCGCGAAGAGCTGGCCAAGCACGGCATCATCTTCTGCTCGATCTCCGAGGCCGTGCGCGAGCACCCGGAACTGGTCAAGAAGTACATCGGCTCCGTCGTTCCGGTGACCGACAATTACTATGCGACGCTGAATTCGGCCGTCTTCACAGATGGCTCCTTCGTCTACATCCCCAAGGGCGTTCGCTGCCCGATGGAGTTGTCGACCTATTTCCGCATCAACGAGAAGAACACCGGCCAGTTCGAGCGCACGCTGATCATCGCCGATGACGACAGCTACGTGTCCTATCTCGAAGGCTGCACCGCGCCGATGCGCGACGAGAACCAGCTGCACGCAGCCGTGGTCGAGCTCGTCGCCCTCGACAATGCCGAGATCAAGTATTCCACCGTCCAGAACTGGTATCCGGGCGACAAGGACGGCAAGGGCGGCATCTACAATTTCGTCACCAAGCGTGGCGATTGCCGCGGCGTCAATTCGCACATCTCCTGGACCCAGGTTGAGACCGGTTCGGCCATCACCTGGAAATATCCGAGCTGCATCCTGCGCGGCGACGGTTCGCGCGGCGAGTTCTACTCCATCGCCATTTCGAACGGCTACCAGCAGGTCGATAGCGGCACCAAGATGATCCACCTGGGCAAGAACACGTCCAGCCGCATCATCTCCAAGGGTATCGCGGCCGGCTTCTCGGACAACACCTATCGTGGCCAGGTCTCGGCCCACGCCAAGGCCAAGAACGCCCGCAACTTCACCCAGTGCGACTCGCTGCTCATCGGCGACAAGTGCGGCGCCCACACGGTTCCCTATATCGAGAGCCGCAACGGCACGGCTGTGTTCGAGCACGAAGCCACCACGTCCAAGATCTCCGACGACCAGATGTTCTATTGCATGCAGCGGGGCCTCGACGAAGAAGAGGCAGTTGCTCTCATCGTCAACGGCTTCGTTCGCGACGTGCTCCAGCACCTGCCGATGGAATTCATGGTCGAAACCCAGAAGCTGATCTCGATCAGCCTCGAAGGCAGCGTCGGCTAA
- a CDS encoding aminotransferase class V-fold PLP-dependent enzyme, which translates to MARQKFYLDHNAASPLRPEARAALLAALDLTGNPSSVHAHGRALRDAIETGRRQVAKLAGAESRQVVFTGSATEAITQAIVGGARIFAASTIVVSAGDHVAASQAAVATGLPVITIGLLPDGRIDLDQLAQVLAEAEGNLLVAVHWVNNETGVVQPISRISAMVGPTRHTLFVDAVQAFGKLPLDFAASAPDMMAISGHKIGAPSGIGALLVKGHADTVRIIPGGGQEQGRRGGTEAFALIAAFGAAAEAAAHDDRDRLQVLVDNVEAGLRNLAPDVVIFGKDADRVGSVVNFAIPGLKSATAMMALDLQGLSVSSGSACSSGKVSTSHVLLAMGVSPELAECALRISFGWNSTEEDATAFLSATETILARQKRSGQAA; encoded by the coding sequence ATGGCGAGACAGAAATTCTATCTCGATCACAATGCTGCATCGCCGCTTCGTCCCGAAGCGCGTGCGGCGTTGCTTGCCGCGCTTGATCTCACCGGCAACCCGTCCTCGGTTCATGCCCATGGCCGCGCCCTGCGCGACGCCATCGAAACCGGCCGTCGCCAGGTGGCGAAGCTGGCCGGCGCCGAGTCGAGGCAAGTCGTCTTCACCGGCTCTGCCACCGAGGCCATCACCCAGGCCATAGTCGGCGGCGCCAGGATATTTGCGGCAAGCACCATCGTTGTCAGCGCTGGCGACCATGTCGCCGCCTCCCAAGCGGCCGTTGCGACGGGCTTGCCTGTCATCACTATCGGCCTGCTGCCGGATGGGCGCATTGATCTTGATCAACTCGCGCAGGTCCTGGCCGAGGCCGAGGGAAATCTTCTGGTCGCGGTTCATTGGGTCAATAACGAGACGGGTGTCGTCCAGCCCATCTCGCGCATCAGCGCCATGGTTGGCCCCACCCGGCACACCTTGTTCGTCGATGCCGTCCAGGCCTTCGGCAAGCTGCCACTGGATTTTGCGGCCTCGGCACCCGATATGATGGCCATAAGCGGCCACAAGATCGGCGCGCCATCCGGCATCGGCGCTTTGCTGGTCAAGGGCCATGCCGACACCGTGCGGATCATCCCCGGTGGCGGCCAGGAACAGGGCCGCCGCGGCGGCACCGAAGCCTTCGCGCTCATCGCTGCGTTCGGCGCGGCGGCCGAGGCAGCGGCGCACGATGACCGGGATCGGCTCCAGGTCCTCGTCGACAATGTTGAAGCCGGCCTTCGCAATCTCGCCCCCGATGTCGTGATCTTCGGGAAAGATGCGGATCGGGTCGGCAGCGTCGTCAATTTCGCCATACCTGGCCTCAAGAGCGCCACGGCCATGATGGCACTTGATCTGCAGGGCCTGTCGGTATCATCCGGCTCTGCCTGTTCGTCCGGCAAGGTGAGCACCAGCCACGTTCTCCTCGCCATGGGCGTCTCACCGGAGCTCGCCGAATGTGCTCTGCGTATCAGCTTCGGCTGGAATTCCACGGAAGAGGATGCGACAGCGTTCCTTTCCGCAACTGAAACCATTCTGGCCCGCCAAAAGCGGTCCGGCCAGGCGGCCTGA